The Streptomyces sp. NBC_00435 nucleotide sequence GCGGAAGGCCTTGGGCGGCAGCCAGGCGAAGGCGAAGGTGGCGATGCCGGCCGTGATGACCGCGCCGTAGATGACGAGCAGACCCGCCGTCCCGCCGCCAGCACCGAGACCGATGGCGATCATCGGGGACACCGCGGTGAAGGTGACGCCCTGGATCAGGGGCAGTCGCGCGCCGATCCGGCCGATGCCCCACGCCTGGATGATCGAGGCGATGCCGCAGGTGAAGAGGTCGGCGTTGATCAGGTAGACCAGCTGCTCGGTGGTGAGCCCGAGGGCGCCACCGACGATGATCGGAACGATCACCGCACCGGCGTAGAACGCGAGTACGTGCTGGAACCCGTACAGCGCGAGCTTGGGGAGGGGGAGCACCTCGTCGACCGGGTGCGTGCTCTGCTCTCCGCTGGCGGAAAGCGGTGCGGCGACACGTGCCATCTCTGCCTTGCCCTTCAATGAGGTAGGTAACCGAGAGGAAGCTGGTTATCCCTGGCCGGAGTGGGTCGTTAGCCCGTTGATCCGTCAGGGTTGTCAGTACGTCCACGTGAATCGAAGCTCCGCGGTGCTACCGGCGGCGTCTCCTCGTGTGACCGGAATTGAACGCCTGTGGGGCCGCTCACAGATATCGTCGACTTCTACAAAGTGTTGACGCCTGGCGCCAATCGATCTGGAGGTTTCTCCAGTGGCGGAGCTTCTCAGGCTCAGCTATGGCCAATGATCGCGAAATGGCTGGTTCTCGCTGCGCGAACGCGAAGGTCCTACGGGATGACGTGCGGGTTAATGCTTCGCCGACGTTCGGGCGCGCAAACAGGAAGGCGCTCCTACGACCGTCCACCTGGTGAGAACGCCACACACGGATGGAACGGCTCCGCGGTTCACACGGCGCGCGCGGGGCGCGGATCAGGGGGCGCGAGGCCTGATTGTTATTTCAACATGTGCCGGTTTCGCCCACCCTGGAGTCCCCGGCCGCGTCCGAAACGGTCAGCGCGGCCGAAACGATCGCCTACGCCTACGCCACCATCACCACGGCCGGCGCCGGGGCCCTACGGCGCCCGGACCGCCGACAGCAGCCGCGCGACCTCGTCCGCGTCGATGCGCAGCGCCGCGCCCACCGTCGCCAGCACCTCGCGCTCCGCGGGGGTGTACGGGCCGTCCGCCAGGGCCACGCGCGCGCCCTGCAGCAGGATCGATTCGCGCCCCGGGGCGGCCAGGTGCGGGGCCAGCGGCTCCAGGACCTCGTGCAGCTCGATCGAGAGTGCCGCACCGCAGCAGTCGGGGGCGTCGTAGAGCCCGAGCCGCCCCTCCTCGGTGGCCAGCGCGTCCACGAGGGACTCCAGCTGCTCCTCCGTGCAGTCCTGGAACCCCGCGGAGCGTACGGCGCCCGCGGCGGCCTCCAGGGCGCTGCGCGAGCCCGTGCCGCCGGCGGCCAGCACGGCCAGGGCCACGGTGTGCACGGCATCGCGCAGCAGCGCGGAGAAACGGGTGGTGGTGAGGTGGTCCAGGACCTCGGTGCCGAACCGCTCGCGGCAGCCCTGGCACTCGACGACGGGGCCGGACTGCCCGCGCGGCAGCAGCGGCACCCCGAGGACGGTGAACCGGCGGCGCCCGGTGCGCCGGCGGTAATTGCGGTCGCCACCGCAGCCGGGGCAGAAGAACTCCCCGTCCCCCACGGTGCTCCAGGTGGTGCGGATTCCCCAGACCATCAGCTTCCGGCCGTCCCCACCCCGAACTGGCAGCACGTCGCACCTCCGTCACCCGCCGGCAACATCGCCGGCTTGGCGTGATGTTAGCCACATCGGTGAGGATGCGTCAGCCGTGTGACAAGACAACATCCTCCGCCCGCCGTACTTGGCCGATCTGCGCCCCTCCGCGCGCCCCTCCCCGCACCCGCCCCCACCTGCGCTGGAGCCCAGGCCGGACGGGCCGGAGCACCCCGGGACGGAAACGGCTCGGCCCCGCCCCTCCGGAGCGGAGGGGCGGGGCCGTGTCACGTACGGGGTCAGCGGCCGGCGCGGTTGACGGCGGAGATGACCGCCTTCAGGGAGGCGCGGGTGGTGTTGGCGTCGATGCCGATGCCCCACAGGACGCGGCCGTCGATCGCGCACTCGATGTACGAGGCGGCGACCGCGGAGGCGCCCTCGCTCATCGTGTGCTCGGTGTAGTCCAGCAGACGGGCGTCGATGCCGATGCCGGCCAGCGCGTCGAAGAAGGCCGAGATCGGACCGTTGCCGGTGCCGTCCAGCACGGTGTCCACGCCGTCCACGACCGCCTCGACGGTCAGCGTGTCGGTGCCGTCCTTGTCGGTGGTGGTCTGGCCGGAACGCAGCTGGATGCGCCCCCACGGGTTCTCGGGGTTGGGCAGGTACTCGTCCTGGAAGACGTCCCAGATCGCCGTCGGGGTGACCTCGCCGCCCTCGGAGTCGGTCTTCGCCTGGATGATCCGCGAGAACTCGATCTGCATGCGGCGCGGCAGGTCCAGCTTGTGGTCGTTCTTCAGGACGTACGCGATGCCGCCCTTGCCGGACTGCGAGTTGACCCGGATGACCGCCTCGTAGGAGCGGCCGACGTCCTTGGGGTCGATGGGCAGGTACGGGACCGCCCACTCGATGTCGTCGACGGTGACGCCCCGGGCGGCCGCGTCGGCCTCCATGGCGTCGAAGCCCTTCTTGATGGCGTCCTGGTGGGAGCCGGAGAAGGCGGTGTAGACCAGATCGCCCGCGTAGGGGTGGCGCGGGTGCACTTCCATCTGGTTGCAGTACTCGCTCGTACGACGGATCTCGTCGATCTGCGAGAAGTCGATCTGCGGGTCGATGCCCTGCGAGAACAGGTTCATGCCCAGCGTGATCAGGTCGACGTTGCCGGTGCGCTCGCCCTGCCCGAACAGGCAGCCCTCGATGCGGTCGGCGCCGGCCATCAGGGCCAGCTCGGCGGCCGCCACGGCGGTGCCGCGGTCGTTGTGCGGGTGCACGGAGATGCAGATGTGCTGGCGGCGGGTCAGGTTGCGGGCCATCCACTCGAAGCGGTCCGCGTGGGTGGAGGGCGTGGAGCGCTCCACGGTGGCGGGCAGGTTCAGGATGATCTCGCGGCCCTCGCTCGGCTGCCAGACGTCACAGACGGCCTCGCAGACCTCCAGGGCGAAGTCCAGCTCGGTGTCGGTGAAGATCTCCGGGCTGTACTGGTAGCCGAAGACGGTCTCGGGGCCCAGCAGCTTGTCGGCGTACTCCATGACCAGGCGGGTGCCGTCGACGGCGATCTGCTTGATCTGCTCCTTGGAGCCGCGGAAGACGACCCGGCGGAAGGTCGGGGCGGTCGCGTTGTACAGGTGCACGGTGGCGCGCTTGGCGCCGACCAGCGACTCGACGGTCCGCTCGATCAGGTCCTCGCGGGCCTGGGTCAGTACGGAGATGGTGACGTCGTCCGGGATCGCGCCCTCTTCGATGATGGAGCGCACGAAGTTGAAGTCGGTCTCGCCGGAGGACGGGAACCCGACCTCGATCTCCTTGTAGCCCATGCGCACCAGCAGGTCGAACATCTCGCGCTTGCGGGCGGGGGTCATCGGGTCGATCAGCGACTGGTTGCCGTCGCGCAGGTCCGTGGACAGCCAGCGGGGCGCCTTGGTGACGCGGGCCTCGGGCCAGGTGCGGTCGGGGATGTCCACCTGCTCGTACGAGCCGTACTTGTGGATCGGCATCCCGGAGGGCTTCTGGGTGTGGGTCGCGTTCGTGATGGGCGTGGGGCGACCGACGAAAGTGTGCTGGCTCATGGCGTTGGGCTCCTCGCGTGTCCGCGTGTAGTTCGCTGGAACGGCCGACGACGGTCGCAAAACCGCAACACCAAACTCCGCGGGGAGGGGGTCGGCCTACGACTACAGGCCCTCGCCGCGGCAGCTAAGGAGAAGCAGCCCGAAACGCATGATGGGCCGAGCCTAACCGAGCCGCCCCGTAATGCGGGACCTGTTTCAGTATGCAAGACCCGTGGGTCCGTTTTGCCCTGTTTGTGAGCTAAGCCTCTTTGATACTTCCCCGCCCGGCCCGATGTCCGGTCGATCCGTCAACGCGATGCGCACGCTTTCAGACAAGCGAATGAATCATGGTCGCAGCTAGTGACACGGAGATCACCCACTGCCACATTGCCGGGCATGGATGCCTTCCACCCCCACCGTCGCCCCGCCTTCTGCACCGTGGTGCCGCCGCACCTCCTGGACAAGATCGCCCAGTCCGAGGACCCCGCCCGGGCGGCCGCCGCTCGGCGGACCCTGGAGCTCGACGCCTCCAACCGGGTC carries:
- a CDS encoding TerB family tellurite resistance protein, with protein sequence MLPVRGGDGRKLMVWGIRTTWSTVGDGEFFCPGCGGDRNYRRRTGRRRFTVLGVPLLPRGQSGPVVECQGCRERFGTEVLDHLTTTRFSALLRDAVHTVALAVLAAGGTGSRSALEAAAGAVRSAGFQDCTEEQLESLVDALATEEGRLGLYDAPDCCGAALSIELHEVLEPLAPHLAAPGRESILLQGARVALADGPYTPAEREVLATVGAALRIDADEVARLLSAVRAP
- the leuA gene encoding 2-isopropylmalate synthase, which produces MSQHTFVGRPTPITNATHTQKPSGMPIHKYGSYEQVDIPDRTWPEARVTKAPRWLSTDLRDGNQSLIDPMTPARKREMFDLLVRMGYKEIEVGFPSSGETDFNFVRSIIEEGAIPDDVTISVLTQAREDLIERTVESLVGAKRATVHLYNATAPTFRRVVFRGSKEQIKQIAVDGTRLVMEYADKLLGPETVFGYQYSPEIFTDTELDFALEVCEAVCDVWQPSEGREIILNLPATVERSTPSTHADRFEWMARNLTRRQHICISVHPHNDRGTAVAAAELALMAGADRIEGCLFGQGERTGNVDLITLGMNLFSQGIDPQIDFSQIDEIRRTSEYCNQMEVHPRHPYAGDLVYTAFSGSHQDAIKKGFDAMEADAAARGVTVDDIEWAVPYLPIDPKDVGRSYEAVIRVNSQSGKGGIAYVLKNDHKLDLPRRMQIEFSRIIQAKTDSEGGEVTPTAIWDVFQDEYLPNPENPWGRIQLRSGQTTTDKDGTDTLTVEAVVDGVDTVLDGTGNGPISAFFDALAGIGIDARLLDYTEHTMSEGASAVAASYIECAIDGRVLWGIGIDANTTRASLKAVISAVNRAGR